Proteins encoded within one genomic window of Kibdelosporangium phytohabitans:
- a CDS encoding MaoC/PaaZ C-terminal domain-containing protein, with protein sequence MTRLPELAIDTTATFVVSTALATRDFQDVHHDRDAAVARGSRDIFLNILTTTGLVQRFVTDWAGPRALVRNVSVRLGVPCYAGDTLVFTGTAKPDGQDTVVDVVGKCSLGDHVTGTVRVSLP encoded by the coding sequence GTGACCCGGCTGCCGGAACTCGCCATCGACACGACCGCGACCTTCGTGGTCAGCACGGCGCTGGCCACCCGCGACTTCCAGGACGTGCACCACGACAGGGACGCGGCCGTCGCCCGTGGCTCCAGGGACATCTTCCTCAACATCCTCACCACGACCGGTCTCGTGCAGCGGTTCGTGACCGACTGGGCCGGGCCGCGCGCACTGGTCCGCAACGTCTCCGTCCGCCTCGGGGTGCCCTGTTATGCGGGCGATACATTGGTGTTCACCGGCACCGCCAAACCCGACGGGCAGGACACCGTTGTCGACGTGGTCGGCAAGTGTTCACTCGGTGATCACGTGACCGGAACGGTTCGGGTGAGCCTGCCATGA
- a CDS encoding lipid-transfer protein produces the protein MRTLSGAAAIAGIGATEFSKQSGRTELRLAVEAIRAALTDAGLEPSDVDGLVTFTMDSNSEIAVARELGVPRLSFFSRINFGGGAACATVQQAAMAVATGVADVVVCYRAFNERSGHRFGRVSTAAATAPTTNGIDASWSYPMGLGTPAADVAMFAKRYQHVYGATSEDFGRVAVADRKHAAVNPNAWFHGKPITLADHQASRWVVEPLHLLDCCQESDGGVALVVTSAERARDLPHPPAVIAAAAQGSGPDQFVMTSYYRDDLLGLPEMRVVGDQLWGQSGLRPQDIAIAVLYDHFTPFVLVQLEELGFCGPGEARDFIAGGAIEIGGRLPVNTHGGQLGEAYIHGMNGIAEAVRQIRGTSCNQVGGPVLVTAGTGVPTSGLIVSG, from the coding sequence ATGAGGACGTTGTCCGGTGCGGCCGCGATCGCGGGAATCGGGGCGACGGAGTTCTCGAAGCAGTCGGGCCGCACGGAACTGCGGCTGGCCGTCGAGGCGATCAGGGCGGCGCTGACCGACGCGGGCCTCGAACCCTCCGATGTGGACGGCCTGGTCACGTTCACGATGGATTCGAACTCGGAGATCGCGGTGGCCAGGGAGTTGGGCGTCCCGCGGTTGAGCTTCTTCAGCCGGATCAACTTCGGTGGCGGCGCGGCCTGCGCGACCGTGCAACAGGCGGCGATGGCGGTCGCGACCGGTGTCGCCGATGTCGTGGTCTGTTATCGCGCGTTCAACGAGCGTTCCGGCCACCGGTTCGGACGTGTGTCCACCGCCGCGGCGACGGCACCGACCACCAACGGGATCGACGCTTCCTGGTCGTACCCGATGGGGCTGGGCACGCCGGCCGCCGACGTGGCCATGTTCGCCAAGCGATACCAGCACGTCTACGGCGCGACATCGGAGGACTTCGGCCGGGTCGCGGTGGCTGACCGCAAGCACGCGGCGGTCAACCCGAACGCGTGGTTCCACGGCAAGCCGATCACGTTGGCGGATCACCAAGCGTCGCGCTGGGTGGTTGAACCACTGCACCTGCTCGACTGCTGCCAGGAAAGCGACGGCGGTGTCGCGCTGGTGGTGACGAGCGCCGAGCGAGCCCGTGACCTGCCACATCCACCGGCCGTGATCGCGGCGGCAGCACAGGGTAGCGGTCCGGACCAGTTCGTGATGACCTCGTACTACCGGGACGATCTGCTGGGACTGCCCGAGATGCGCGTGGTCGGTGACCAGCTGTGGGGGCAGTCGGGGCTGCGCCCGCAGGACATCGCGATCGCCGTGCTGTACGACCACTTCACCCCGTTCGTCCTGGTTCAGCTGGAGGAACTGGGTTTCTGCGGGCCGGGCGAAGCGCGTGACTTCATCGCCGGTGGCGCGATCGAGATCGGCGGCAGGCTGCCGGTGAACACACACGGCGGGCAACTCGGCGAGGCCTATATACATGGGATGAATGGCATCGCCGAAGCGGTCAGGCAGATTCGGGGAACGTCGTGCAACCAGGTCGGCGGACCTGTTCTGGTCACAGCGGGAACAGGGGTACCGACGAGCGGACTGATAGTCAGCGGATGA
- a CDS encoding ferredoxin--NADP reductase, translating into MAEYQQVTVAEVVQETADAVSVVFDADFDYRPGQFLTLRCGPVARCYSMSSSPHVDDRPQVTIKRIPDGYGSAWVCDNVRAGTVLDILPPAGIFTPSSLDDNLLLFAGGSGITPVISIIKSALSQGGGRVVLVYANRDESSVIFASELRALADKHPDRFMVIHWLESLQGLPTPRHLTALRPFTGFQSFLCGPAPFMDVVSQALRSMGVPRDRIHVERFISLSGNPFEETVEEPADGDEATVEVELDDEQHTFQWPRNKKLLDLLLENGIKAPYSCREGACSACACRIEQGEVKMLQNEILDQEDLDDGIVLACQSLPVTDEVKITYS; encoded by the coding sequence ATGGCTGAGTACCAGCAGGTCACGGTCGCGGAGGTGGTCCAGGAGACGGCGGACGCGGTGTCCGTTGTCTTCGACGCCGACTTCGACTACCGGCCTGGCCAGTTCCTCACCTTGCGGTGCGGCCCAGTCGCGCGGTGCTATTCGATGTCGAGTTCACCGCACGTGGACGACCGTCCACAGGTGACGATCAAGCGGATCCCCGACGGCTACGGCTCGGCGTGGGTGTGTGACAACGTCCGCGCCGGAACGGTACTGGACATCCTGCCGCCGGCGGGGATCTTCACGCCGAGCTCGTTGGACGACAACCTGCTGCTGTTCGCCGGTGGCAGCGGGATCACCCCGGTGATCTCGATCATCAAGTCCGCGCTGTCCCAAGGCGGTGGCCGGGTGGTCCTGGTGTACGCCAACCGGGACGAGTCGTCGGTCATCTTCGCGTCCGAGCTGCGGGCGCTGGCCGACAAGCACCCCGACCGGTTCATGGTGATCCATTGGCTGGAGTCCTTGCAGGGCCTGCCGACCCCGCGTCACCTCACCGCACTGCGGCCGTTCACCGGGTTCCAGTCGTTCCTGTGCGGACCGGCGCCGTTCATGGATGTCGTCTCGCAGGCGTTGCGCTCGATGGGCGTACCGCGTGACCGGATCCACGTCGAACGGTTCATCTCGTTGTCCGGCAACCCGTTCGAGGAAACCGTCGAAGAACCCGCCGACGGCGACGAGGCGACGGTCGAGGTGGAACTGGACGACGAACAGCACACGTTCCAGTGGCCGCGCAACAAGAAACTGCTGGACCTGTTGCTGGAGAACGGCATCAAGGCGCCGTACTCGTGCCGGGAAGGCGCGTGCAGCGCGTGTGCGTGCCGGATCGAGCAGGGTGAGGTGAAGATGCTGCAGAACGAGATCCTCGACCAGGAAGACCTGGACGACGGCATCGTGCTGGCCTGCCAGTCGTTGCCGGTCACCGACGAAGTCAAGATCACGTACAGCTGA
- a CDS encoding acyl-CoA dehydrogenase family protein, with protein MSITDEQRAIGESISAWAAGAGVLPTVRGADGAKHWREHWADLAHFGLFEMVDGPVADVAMALEHVAKALVPGPVLPTVLTGVLLGRAKDSQVSREFLPGLTEGGVPVALGLRPGAPVIGYAPYLLTRSAGVWTLAEAELTQRDALDFSRPLSQVERLRDGHVLDVEGVEDLAVTLAAAEAVGVAGWCLATAVEYAKVRQQFGKPIGSFQAVKHLCAGMVSRVEEARAAAWDAARAADEAPGEHPLAAAVAGAVALEAAVETAKDCVQVLGGIGFTWEHDAHLYLRRALALRALFGGTSYWRRKVAELALGGARRQVRPVSEADSRTSALVGEIAELPADRQRARLAETGLLVPEWPKPYGMDAAPQQQLMIADELRRKGVTRPDLVIGAWAAPTILRHGTAEQRDRFVWPTLRGEITWCQLFSEPEAGSDLASLRTRAVKADGGYRLRGQKVWTSRAAEADWAICLARTDSEVPKHEGITYFLVDMRSAGLSIRPLREITGDAMFNEVFLDDVFVPDDCVVGQPGDGWKLARTTLANERVAMGGASSFGAEVETLLSTARTRGAEPEKLGELVAGGLVVSLMDQFGTDPSIRKLVGVRHRQAVAEATLDLYGTDAALADVAADAIHAFLMTRCLSIAGGTTQILSTLAAERVLGLPRT; from the coding sequence GTGTCCATCACCGACGAGCAGCGCGCCATCGGCGAGTCGATCAGCGCGTGGGCGGCAGGAGCGGGCGTCCTGCCGACGGTTCGAGGCGCGGACGGTGCCAAGCACTGGCGGGAACACTGGGCCGACCTCGCGCACTTCGGGCTCTTCGAGATGGTCGACGGCCCGGTCGCCGACGTCGCCATGGCCCTTGAGCACGTCGCGAAGGCGTTGGTGCCCGGTCCGGTGTTGCCGACCGTGCTCACCGGTGTCCTGCTGGGGCGTGCGAAAGATTCTCAGGTTTCCCGGGAGTTTCTGCCCGGTCTGACCGAGGGTGGCGTGCCGGTCGCGCTTGGACTGCGGCCCGGCGCACCCGTCATCGGTTACGCACCGTATTTGCTGACACGGTCGGCCGGTGTCTGGACGCTCGCCGAGGCCGAGCTCACGCAGCGGGACGCTCTTGACTTCTCCCGCCCGCTGTCGCAGGTCGAGCGACTCCGCGACGGACACGTGCTGGACGTCGAAGGAGTCGAAGACCTCGCGGTGACGCTGGCCGCGGCCGAAGCGGTCGGCGTCGCGGGCTGGTGTCTGGCAACGGCCGTGGAATACGCCAAGGTCAGGCAGCAGTTCGGCAAGCCGATCGGCTCGTTCCAGGCCGTGAAACACCTGTGTGCGGGGATGGTGTCCCGGGTCGAGGAGGCCCGTGCGGCGGCGTGGGACGCGGCAAGGGCTGCCGACGAGGCACCGGGCGAACACCCGCTCGCAGCGGCCGTTGCGGGCGCCGTGGCGCTGGAAGCCGCTGTGGAGACGGCGAAGGACTGCGTCCAGGTCCTCGGCGGCATCGGCTTCACGTGGGAACACGACGCGCACCTCTACTTGCGCAGGGCCCTGGCGCTGCGGGCACTGTTCGGCGGTACGTCGTATTGGCGCCGGAAAGTCGCGGAGCTCGCGCTCGGCGGGGCCCGGCGGCAGGTCCGCCCGGTGTCCGAAGCGGACAGCCGCACCAGTGCCCTCGTCGGCGAGATCGCCGAACTCCCGGCGGACCGGCAACGGGCGCGGCTCGCGGAAACCGGCCTGCTGGTCCCGGAATGGCCCAAGCCCTACGGCATGGACGCGGCACCGCAGCAGCAGCTGATGATCGCCGACGAACTCCGCCGGAAAGGCGTGACCCGGCCGGACCTCGTGATCGGGGCATGGGCCGCGCCGACGATCCTGCGACACGGCACCGCCGAGCAGCGGGACCGGTTCGTCTGGCCGACCCTGCGCGGCGAGATCACCTGGTGCCAGCTCTTCAGCGAACCCGAAGCGGGCTCGGACCTCGCCTCGCTCAGGACCCGCGCGGTCAAAGCGGACGGCGGCTACCGGCTGCGCGGCCAGAAGGTGTGGACGTCCCGTGCGGCCGAGGCGGACTGGGCGATCTGCCTGGCCCGCACCGACTCCGAGGTGCCCAAGCACGAAGGGATCACCTACTTCCTGGTGGACATGCGGTCCGCCGGGCTGAGCATCCGGCCGTTGCGTGAGATCACCGGTGACGCCATGTTCAACGAGGTCTTCCTGGACGACGTGTTCGTGCCGGACGACTGCGTGGTGGGGCAGCCGGGCGACGGCTGGAAGCTGGCCAGGACGACGCTGGCCAACGAACGGGTGGCCATGGGTGGCGCTTCCTCGTTCGGCGCTGAAGTGGAAACACTGCTTTCCACGGCACGCACCCGCGGTGCCGAGCCGGAGAAACTCGGCGAACTGGTCGCCGGCGGCCTGGTCGTCTCGTTGATGGACCAGTTCGGCACCGACCCGAGCATCCGCAAACTGGTCGGTGTGCGGCATCGGCAAGCTGTCGCGGAAGCAACGCTCGACCTGTACGGAACCGACGCGGCGCTGGCCGATGTGGCCGCGGACGCGATCCACGCGTTCCTGATGACGCGGTGCCTGAGCATCGCCGGTGGCACCACCCAGATCCTGTCGACCCTTGCCGCGGAACGAGTTCTCGGCCTGCCGAGGACCTAG
- a CDS encoding MaoC/PaaZ C-terminal domain-containing protein: MPIDPSVAIGATVSETTFSWTRPDVLLYHLALGAGADPVSDVELRYTTEQDLHVLPTFGVIAPNLRQTEPPKVSFPGVEIDLAKVLHGQQEITVHRPLPSEATATVHTRITDVFDKGKAAVIVQEATAVDTTGDPLYTTRSSIFARGEGGFGGSRGPSSSVEPPDRAPDFVLDTPSLPQQALLYRLCGDRNPLHSDPAFAAAAGFPRPILHGLCTYGMVCKAVTDGVLGGDVSQVAGFATRFAGVVFPGETLRSQVWQEDKRLLVTCSAGDRPVLADTVLTLC; the protein is encoded by the coding sequence ATGCCCATCGACCCGTCGGTAGCGATCGGCGCCACGGTGAGCGAGACGACGTTCTCGTGGACCCGGCCGGATGTGCTGCTGTACCACCTGGCGCTGGGCGCCGGTGCGGATCCGGTGTCCGATGTGGAACTCCGGTACACCACCGAGCAGGACCTGCACGTGTTGCCGACGTTCGGCGTGATCGCGCCGAACCTCCGGCAGACCGAGCCGCCGAAGGTGTCGTTCCCCGGTGTGGAGATCGACCTGGCGAAGGTGTTGCACGGACAGCAGGAGATCACCGTGCACCGGCCGTTGCCCAGCGAGGCGACGGCAACGGTCCACACCCGGATCACCGACGTGTTCGACAAGGGCAAAGCGGCCGTGATCGTTCAAGAGGCAACGGCGGTGGACACCACTGGTGATCCGTTGTACACCACCAGGTCCAGCATCTTCGCGCGAGGCGAGGGCGGATTCGGCGGCTCCCGCGGCCCGTCCAGCTCTGTCGAACCGCCGGACCGGGCGCCGGACTTCGTCCTGGACACGCCGAGTCTCCCCCAACAGGCGTTGCTCTACCGCTTGTGCGGCGACCGCAACCCCTTGCACTCCGATCCCGCTTTCGCTGCCGCGGCTGGTTTCCCCAGGCCGATCCTGCACGGGCTGTGCACGTACGGAATGGTCTGCAAGGCCGTGACCGACGGTGTTCTGGGCGGTGACGTCAGTCAGGTCGCCGGGTTCGCCACACGGTTCGCCGGTGTCGTGTTCCCCGGTGAGACGCTGCGCAGCCAGGTGTGGCAGGAGGACAAGCGTTTGCTCGTGACGTGTTCGGCCGGCGACCGGCCGGTGCTCGCGGACACCGTGCTCACCCTATGTTGA
- a CDS encoding L,D-transpeptidase family protein codes for MRRIALPFVFVLALFGVAAIPAFAPTADKAGKPVADEHELALVARVKPGAAAAFLPYNGDMEQMITVSAPDHSATTAKLSAWSLVNGEWKREMGPLDAFVGTAGIGETKEGISRTPAGVFGLTEAFGIAPNNGTRLPYFKVDEQDWWVSDAAAPQYNKHFRCAVGKCPFNERAGERLITAGPVYGHAVVIDYNRDPVKPGAGSAFFLHVSGGKPTAGCVSIDAGELGKIMRWLDPAKKPAINIG; via the coding sequence GTGCGTCGCATCGCCCTGCCGTTCGTGTTCGTCCTTGCCTTGTTCGGCGTGGCCGCCATCCCGGCTTTCGCGCCGACGGCGGACAAGGCGGGCAAGCCGGTGGCCGACGAGCACGAACTCGCGCTGGTGGCGAGGGTCAAACCGGGCGCCGCGGCGGCTTTCCTGCCGTACAACGGCGATATGGAACAGATGATCACGGTGTCCGCGCCGGATCATTCGGCGACGACCGCCAAACTCAGCGCGTGGTCGCTCGTGAACGGCGAGTGGAAGCGCGAAATGGGCCCGCTGGACGCGTTCGTCGGCACGGCCGGGATCGGTGAGACCAAAGAGGGGATCTCCCGCACGCCGGCCGGTGTCTTCGGTCTGACCGAAGCATTCGGCATCGCACCGAACAACGGCACCCGCCTGCCGTACTTCAAGGTCGACGAGCAGGACTGGTGGGTGAGTGACGCCGCCGCGCCGCAGTACAACAAGCATTTCCGGTGCGCGGTGGGCAAGTGCCCGTTCAACGAACGCGCGGGCGAGCGCCTGATCACCGCGGGCCCGGTCTACGGCCACGCGGTCGTGATCGACTACAACCGCGATCCCGTCAAGCCGGGCGCTGGCTCGGCGTTCTTCCTGCACGTTTCGGGCGGCAAACCGACCGCGGGCTGTGTCTCGATCGACGCGGGCGAGCTCGGCAAGATCATGCGCTGGCTGGATCCGGCGAAGAAACCCGCGATCAACATAGGGTGA
- a CDS encoding Rieske 2Fe-2S domain-containing protein: protein MTRDEVRTIDVGTEPTRFARGWHCIGLAKHFRDGKPHAIEAFGTKLVVFQGEDGELNVLDAYCRHMGGDLSQGTVKGSNIACPFHDWRWSGKGRCVEIPYAKRVPLRARTRAWTTLEQNGQLLIWHDPQGNPPPDSVSIPRVPGAYEDGWSNWTWDTIRIEGSNCREIIDNMVDMAHFYYIHFAFPTYFKNVFEGHIATQYLNSRGRPDVTPIGKPNSGNYAGEDNLLRSEASYYGPSYMINYLWNDYKGIEVETVLINCHYPITHNSFMLQYGLIVKKLPGLDDEMADKVAGKFAKSFKVGFLQDVEIWKNKTRIDNPLLCEEDGPVYQLRRWYEQFYVDTEEVSDDMTRRFEFEVDTTRANEAWEREVRENLARRKEAGV from the coding sequence ATGACTCGTGACGAGGTCCGGACCATCGACGTCGGCACGGAGCCGACCAGGTTCGCCCGTGGCTGGCACTGCATCGGCCTCGCGAAGCACTTCAGGGACGGCAAGCCGCACGCGATCGAGGCGTTCGGCACCAAACTCGTGGTGTTCCAGGGCGAGGACGGCGAGCTCAACGTGCTCGACGCGTACTGCAGGCACATGGGCGGCGATCTGAGCCAGGGTACGGTCAAGGGCTCGAACATCGCGTGCCCGTTCCACGACTGGCGCTGGTCCGGCAAGGGCCGCTGCGTGGAGATCCCGTACGCCAAGCGGGTTCCGTTACGAGCACGGACAAGGGCGTGGACCACTCTGGAGCAGAACGGCCAGCTGCTGATCTGGCACGACCCGCAGGGCAACCCGCCGCCGGACAGCGTCTCGATCCCCCGCGTGCCGGGCGCCTACGAGGACGGCTGGAGCAACTGGACGTGGGACACGATCCGCATCGAGGGCTCCAACTGCCGCGAGATCATCGACAACATGGTCGACATGGCCCACTTCTACTACATCCACTTCGCCTTCCCGACCTACTTCAAGAACGTCTTCGAAGGCCACATCGCCACCCAGTACCTCAACTCGCGCGGCAGGCCGGACGTGACCCCGATCGGCAAGCCGAACAGCGGGAACTACGCGGGTGAGGACAACCTGCTGCGCTCGGAGGCGTCGTACTACGGCCCGTCGTACATGATCAACTACTTGTGGAACGACTACAAGGGCATCGAGGTCGAGACGGTCCTGATCAACTGCCACTACCCGATCACGCACAACTCGTTCATGCTGCAGTACGGGCTGATCGTCAAGAAGCTGCCCGGCCTCGACGACGAGATGGCCGACAAGGTGGCCGGCAAGTTCGCCAAGAGCTTCAAGGTCGGTTTCCTGCAGGACGTGGAGATCTGGAAGAACAAGACCAGGATCGACAACCCGCTGCTGTGCGAGGAGGACGGCCCGGTCTACCAGTTGCGCCGCTGGTACGAGCAGTTCTACGTGGACACCGAGGAGGTCTCCGACGACATGACCCGCCGCTTCGAGTTCGAAGTGGACACCACGAGGGCCAACGAGGCCTGGGAGCGGGAAGTCCGGGAGAACCTGGCGCGCCGCAAGGAAGCCGGTGTGTGA
- a CDS encoding bifunctional MaoC family dehydratase N-terminal/OB-fold nucleic acid binding domain-containing protein encodes MTGSIEAEAARLRQLGESRPRPARDPVNEPMINNWTEALGDRNPVYPELAPPAMVQVWTMYGLNGVRDADDPLGAMTKVLDDAGFTSVVATNCEQTYHRYLKPGERLAVTTRLSDVVGPKRTALGEGWFVTTLSTWYVGDEPVAEMMFRVLKFAPPEPTGSVIRPLVNQDTEFFWAGTAERELRIQRCPDCRALRHPPGPFCPRCGSATPDYVVSPGRGEVFSYVVHHHPPVPGKRLPIVIALVELEEGVRMLGELLDVSPDDVRIGQPVTVDWSRVDSDLTLPVWRAVP; translated from the coding sequence ATGACCGGTTCGATCGAAGCCGAGGCCGCCAGGCTCAGGCAGCTCGGCGAGAGCAGGCCGCGCCCGGCGAGGGACCCGGTCAACGAGCCGATGATCAACAACTGGACGGAGGCGCTGGGCGACCGCAACCCGGTGTACCCGGAGCTCGCGCCGCCCGCGATGGTCCAGGTGTGGACGATGTACGGACTCAACGGCGTGCGTGACGCGGACGACCCGCTCGGCGCCATGACCAAGGTGCTCGACGACGCCGGATTCACCTCGGTCGTGGCGACCAACTGCGAACAGACCTATCACCGGTACCTCAAGCCCGGCGAACGACTGGCCGTGACCACCCGATTGTCCGATGTGGTCGGTCCCAAACGGACCGCGCTGGGCGAAGGGTGGTTCGTCACCACGTTGAGCACGTGGTACGTGGGTGACGAACCGGTCGCCGAGATGATGTTCCGTGTCCTGAAGTTCGCACCACCGGAGCCGACCGGCTCGGTCATCCGCCCGCTGGTCAACCAGGACACCGAGTTCTTCTGGGCTGGCACGGCCGAACGCGAGCTGCGGATCCAGCGTTGCCCGGACTGCCGGGCGCTACGGCACCCGCCGGGGCCGTTCTGCCCGCGGTGCGGCAGCGCGACGCCGGATTACGTCGTTTCCCCGGGCCGTGGCGAGGTCTTCAGCTATGTGGTGCACCACCACCCGCCGGTGCCGGGCAAACGCCTGCCCATCGTGATCGCGCTGGTGGAACTCGAGGAAGGCGTGCGGATGCTGGGTGAGTTGCTCGACGTGTCACCGGACGACGTCCGGATCGGTCAGCCGGTCACCGTCGACTGGTCGCGTGTGGACAGTGATCTCACCCTGCCGGTCTGGCGGGCCGTGCCGTGA
- a CDS encoding acyl-CoA dehydrogenase family protein codes for MFVDLTEQQLALRTQLRAYFENLLTPEQRTEMTVDRHGTVYRDLIRRMGSDGWLRDTSDVDRQIFVNEAARADIPLPYVTLQTVGPTLKTFGSAAQKDHFLPRIEAGDVHFAIGYTEPESGTDLASLRTTAVRDGSDYVVNGQKIFTTGAHDADYIWLACRTDPRAQRHKGISILILDTKAPGYSWTPIITCDGAHHVNATYYSDVRVPVDMLVGKENEGWNLITTQLNHERIMLGPAGRLAGFHDRVREWAAERDLLGKPDVRRALAETRAVVEVNELLNGQVASSELDIADASVTKVFSSDRMQRIGRLMEEVVGRHGDPADPGTAELVRWLDTQAKRNLVLTFGGGVNEIQRELIATAGLKLPRVPR; via the coding sequence GTGTTCGTCGACCTGACCGAGCAACAGCTCGCGCTGCGCACGCAACTGCGGGCGTACTTCGAGAACCTGCTCACGCCGGAGCAGCGGACCGAGATGACGGTCGACCGGCACGGCACGGTGTACCGGGACCTGATCCGGCGGATGGGATCCGACGGCTGGTTGCGTGACACGAGCGACGTGGACCGGCAGATCTTCGTCAACGAGGCCGCCCGCGCCGACATCCCGCTGCCGTACGTGACCCTGCAAACCGTCGGCCCCACGTTGAAGACCTTCGGATCGGCGGCCCAGAAGGACCATTTCCTGCCGCGGATCGAAGCCGGGGACGTGCATTTCGCGATCGGGTACACCGAACCCGAGTCCGGCACCGACCTGGCTTCCCTGCGTACCACCGCGGTCCGGGACGGCAGCGACTACGTCGTCAACGGCCAGAAGATCTTCACGACCGGCGCACACGACGCCGACTACATCTGGCTGGCCTGCCGCACCGACCCGCGGGCCCAGCGGCACAAGGGAATCTCCATCCTGATCCTGGACACGAAAGCACCCGGCTACTCGTGGACCCCGATCATCACGTGCGACGGCGCCCACCACGTCAACGCCACCTACTACAGCGACGTGCGCGTCCCGGTGGACATGCTGGTGGGCAAGGAGAACGAAGGCTGGAATCTGATCACCACCCAGCTCAACCACGAACGGATCATGCTCGGCCCGGCAGGCAGGCTGGCCGGGTTCCACGACCGCGTCCGCGAATGGGCCGCGGAACGCGATCTGCTCGGCAAGCCGGACGTCAGACGAGCGCTGGCCGAGACCCGTGCGGTCGTGGAGGTCAACGAACTGCTCAACGGCCAGGTCGCGTCGTCCGAGCTGGACATCGCGGACGCGTCGGTGACCAAGGTCTTCTCCTCCGACCGGATGCAGCGGATCGGACGGCTGATGGAGGAGGTCGTCGGCCGCCACGGCGATCCCGCCGATCCCGGCACGGCCGAACTCGTGCGGTGGCTCGACACGCAGGCGAAACGGAACCTGGTCCTGACGTTCGGCGGTGGCGTGAACGAGATCCAGCGCGAGCTGATCGCGACCGCCGGCCTGAAACTGCCGAGGGTGCCCCGATGA
- a CDS encoding acyl-CoA dehydrogenase family protein, which translates to MDFTFDETQREIAGLTAAVLRRDPDQAWKALGQAGLLTLSTPDRLGGGGLGVIETCLVLTEVGKAGVVTPAMATLAMGVLPIVHMGTPEQQDRLLTDVGVITAALDGDVTVDDGRLTGRKTHVLYAEDAKALLVAAEQDAYVVDPTDVAVTRTYSSSGTPEYTLDLNAVQGERLGDAATLRAFALAGAAAVGDGLLAGALHLTSEHVRTREQFGKPLAAFQAVAQQIADVYVAARTLHLAVWSSIWRLHSNLDAGLATDVAAYWLAEELPRAMHTCHHLHGGIGVDITYPMHRYYSLSKDLVRFVGGADQRLDLLGARCSST; encoded by the coding sequence GTGGACTTCACGTTCGACGAAACACAACGGGAGATCGCCGGCCTGACGGCGGCTGTGCTGCGCCGCGATCCCGATCAGGCCTGGAAAGCCCTTGGCCAAGCTGGACTGCTGACGTTGTCCACACCGGACCGGCTCGGTGGCGGCGGCCTCGGCGTGATCGAGACGTGCCTGGTGCTCACCGAGGTGGGCAAGGCCGGAGTGGTCACCCCGGCGATGGCGACCCTGGCCATGGGCGTGCTGCCCATCGTCCACATGGGAACCCCCGAGCAACAGGATCGGCTACTGACCGACGTGGGCGTGATCACGGCCGCACTCGACGGGGATGTCACAGTCGACGACGGCCGCCTGACCGGCAGGAAGACGCACGTCCTCTACGCGGAGGACGCGAAGGCGCTTCTCGTGGCCGCCGAGCAGGACGCGTACGTGGTCGATCCCACCGACGTGGCGGTGACCAGGACGTACTCCTCCAGCGGAACGCCCGAGTACACGCTCGACCTGAACGCCGTGCAAGGTGAACGTCTCGGAGACGCGGCCACTCTGCGGGCGTTCGCCCTCGCCGGAGCCGCCGCCGTCGGCGACGGGCTGCTGGCCGGCGCGTTGCACCTGACGTCCGAGCACGTCCGGACACGCGAGCAGTTCGGCAAGCCACTGGCTGCGTTCCAGGCCGTGGCACAGCAGATCGCGGACGTGTACGTCGCCGCGCGGACTCTGCACCTGGCAGTCTGGTCGTCCATCTGGCGACTGCACAGCAACCTGGATGCCGGCCTGGCGACGGACGTGGCGGCGTACTGGCTGGCCGAGGAACTCCCGCGAGCCATGCACACCTGTCACCACCTGCACGGCGGGATCGGCGTCGACATCACGTACCCGATGCACCGTTACTACTCGCTGAGCAAGGACCTCGTGCGGTTCGTCGGCGGTGCGGACCAGAGGCTCGACCTATTGGGGGCGCGGTGTTCGTCGACCTGA